In Gemmatimonadaceae bacterium, the genomic stretch TCACGTTGAGCAAACACTAATGATCTTCGCTCTGGACGCGAAGCGGCTCGGTGCGGTTCGATCGGCCGGAGTTGCTCGACCTGCTCAGTGCACGCTTCGCGTCCAGAGCACGAAGTACGCGGGGTGATGCATCGCGCTGCCTCGGCACTCGCGCAGCAGGTCCATCTGCGAGACCATCGTTTCATCGACGAACGCGTTCGGCCGAAACACCTCGACGAGCTGCACGTCGTTGGCGCTGAACGATCGCAGCGGTTGATACACGGCACGCCTGCCGTCGAGGAGCAGACAGTCGCCGTCGTCGGTCGATCCCGTGCCCTGCTCGGCCGACCGGCGCGAGATGTTGAACGCCGGATCGCGGTACTGCTGCAGCACGAACTCGAGCGACGCGCGATCGTAGCGAAAGAGATCCCCGGGGCCGAGTAGCGGTCGGCCCGATTCGCCGAGCATGCGATGGTCGAATGCGTCGAAGGGAGCGTCCGCGCTGCCATAGCCGCTTGCATTTGAGCCGCGGGGCAGGCCGAACATCTTGAACGCGATCGAGCGATTGTCATCGTCGACGATCTGCATCACGTGCGTGATCGGCCGCAGTCCGTGTCGGCGGATGCGAACCATGTACGACCCGGCGGCGAGGCTCTCGAACTGAAAGGATCCACTCGAGTCGGTGATCGTCGAGAGGCCGGCGCCGAGGAGTCGCACGTCGGCGTTGGGGACCGGGGCGCCGGTCGAGTCGCGCACGCTGCCGCCGATGCTCGACGTTCCGCGTCGCCGCGAGTTACCGGGCGCCTCGACGACGACGCGATCGAGTTGGCGCGTGACAGGCATCATGGCGACGTCGACTTGCAGCGCGCGGCCCGATTGGGCGGTCCAGCGATACTCGACGCTTTGGAAGCCGATCCGGCGAACGAGCGCGGTGTGGCGGCCGGCGGGGACGTCGCGGAGTGTGAAGCGGCCGATGCTGTCGGCGCGCGTGGAGAGTGGCTCGCCGACGAGCGTGATGGTGACGTCGGCGAGCGCGGCGCCGGTGGCGTCGTGGACGGTGCCGGAGAGCGTGCTGGTCGCTGCGACTGGCGTTTGTGCGTCGAGTTGGTGCGTGCCGAACGTGCCGGCGATAGCGAGCGCGAGGCCGAGCGCGGCGATGAGCCTACTAGACATTTAGTAGATTCTACCGTCGCTGCGGAGCGGCGTCAACTAGAATTCTAGTTGGTTCGCGTCAAAAAAAACGCCGCGACGGCGGCGGCGTTTCGCGGGATCGGGGCGGTTGGAGTGTCCGGGCGACCGGTGGATGCGTCGCGGATCAAATCAAGGATCTCAAGAGCCAGCGGTCGGGATTGAACCGACGACCGCTCGATTACGAATCGAGTGCTCTACCACTGAGCTACGCTGGCAGATCGTGCGTGGAACGTGCGTGGAACGTGGGTGCAACGTGCGTGCAACGTACGTGGATCGTGCGTTCGTGGTGCGCAGAATGACGAGTACGGCGTGCGACCGGTAACCGTGCAACTCGTGATGCTGGTGATGTGTTTGGTGCGCTTG encodes the following:
- a CDS encoding carboxypeptidase-like regulatory domain-containing protein, translating into MSSRLIAALGLALAIAGTFGTHQLDAQTPVAATSTLSGTVHDATGAALADVTITLVGEPLSTRADSIGRFTLRDVPAGRHTALVRRIGFQSVEYRWTAQSGRALQVDVAMMPVTRQLDRVVVEAPGNSRRRGTSSIGGSVRDSTGAPVPNADVRLLGAGLSTITDSSGSFQFESLAAGSYMVRIRRHGLRPITHVMQIVDDDNRSIAFKMFGLPRGSNASGYGSADAPFDAFDHRMLGESGRPLLGPGDLFRYDRASLEFVLQQYRDPAFNISRRSAEQGTGSTDDGDCLLLDGRRAVYQPLRSFSANDVQLVEVFRPNAFVDETMVSQMDLLRECRGSAMHHPAYFVLWTRSVH